The Cyanobacteria bacterium GSL.Bin1 DNA window AGTATATGCTCATTTAATAATAAATAAATCTTAAAAAGTACTTTTCAAAATATTTTTTTTATGATATGTAATCACTTTTTTTGACACCGACAATCCTGAAAACTTATGTTATCATTGTGATAACATTTTAATAATTCTTTACTGAAATAGCATTGACGCTGGCTCAAGTTTGTATACAAAAAAATCTGAAGTCACTTTTAGAAGTAAGTTTCGTTCTAAGAAAAAATGAATTAAGTAACCGAAAAGTCCTTTTTAGTGATAAGCATATTAATTGGCAAATCATTAAAAGTTTGTCAAAGAATTGTGATCAAAATAGACCAATTGCAGTCGAGTTTTAAGCAATTTTGCAAGGAGTATTAAACGTGGCAAATCAAATGGAAAAAATTCTTGTGGTCGATGATGAAGCAGCGGTCCGGAGAATTTTACAAACTCGCCTATCGATGGTGGGCTATGAAGTTGTGATTGCTGCTGATGGAGAACAGGCTTTAGAGGTATTTGCGTCAGAACAGCCTGATTTGGTGGTTTTAGATGTGATGATGCCCAATGGGGATGGGTATTTCACCTGTAAGGAGTTAAGAAAAGAGTCGAATGTTCCCATTATTATGCTGACTGCTTTAGGAGATGTAGCAGACCGCATTACCGGGTTACAAATTGGTGCCGATGATTATTTAGTCAAGCCGTTTTCGCCGAAAGAGTTAGAGGCAAGAATTCATACAGTATTACGACGCTTGAAGAAAAATACGGATGCAGTCATTCCTGCTTCGGGAGTGATGCAAGTGGGAAAATTGCAAATTGATACGAACAAGCGACGCGTTTATATGGGAAACGAGTTAGTTCGTTTAACGGGTCGCGAGTATAATTTGTTAGAGTTGCTAGCCAGTCATTCTGGGGAATCGATTTCCCGAACAGAAATCCTCAAAAAAATTTGGGGCTATGCCCCGCAGCGTCATGGCGATTTACGTGTGGTTGATGTTCATGTATCTCGATTACGAGGAAAAATTGAAGCGGATCCTAAAAATCCAGAACTCATTATCACTGAGCGAGGGACGGGTTATTTATTTCAACGGGCGCGAGTTGTAAATAGTGCTCAGGCATGTTGAGTATTTTCATAAACTTTTCTTGATCGCACTGGTAAAATAACCTTAGGCTATCAGTAAAATCAACAGCGCGATCGCGCCTGGAATGGTAAAGATGACTCAGCAACCTCTTTCGCATGTTTCCCGATTTTCCCCTCCGAAGGGGCAACATCATCTCTTACTTTTAGGATATTTACTTCCTCTTAGTTTACTTAGTGGTGGCGTGGTAACAGCGCAAGCTTCTCCAGAATCACCAGTGCAAGAAGACAAAAAGATGAATCAAGAGGAACCCGCTTTCTCCCTTGCACCGATCGAAGCGTCCACAGAGAATCAAGAAAAACCAGCTCTTCCGGATTATAAATCGGCTTCTCCTATCCATATCAAGGAACCGGAAATGAAAACGGCATTAGCTTCACCCGCCCCACAACCGGAAGCAAAAGTGGAAGCACAGCCTGAACTGCAATGGCAACAACAGCCAAAACCGGAAGCGACCTCACGAGCAGCTAATGCTCCTGCTAGTTCAGGGTCAGACGTTGCCGAGGAAGCAACCGCCTCGGAACTGGCTTATTTAGAAGCGTCTCAATCGTCTCAAAACCCGCAAGCCACCGTTCAAGTTGACCCGAGACAACCCAATCCTCAAAACAGTAATAGTTCCCCCACTGCCACTCCACAATCAGCAGCAGAATCCCAATCTCTAGTTTGGCAGAAGGTAGAGAAAAATAATAACAATGATCTCCTGGCTGCCAACATGGAGTCACCAACCGAAGAAAGTCACTTATCGACCCCTCAGTCCAAACCAGCAGTTACTCAAGAAGCAGTTAACGTTCCTTCCAGTTCAGGGTCAGACGTTGCCGAGGAAGCAACCGCCTCGGAACTGGCTTATTTAGAAGCGGCTCAATCGTCTCAAAACCCGCAAGCCACCGTTCAAGTTGACCCGAGACAACCCAATCCTCAAAATAGTAATAGTTCCCCCACTCCACAATCAGCAGCAGAATCCGAATCTCTGGTTTGGCAGAAGGTAGAGAAAAATAATAACAATGATCTCCTAGCTGCCAACATGGGGTCACCAAGCGAAGAAAGTCACTTATCGACCCCTCAGCCAGAGGTTAACACTGCTGCTATTAATTGTACATCAGGCTCAGGAGATGGAGTACTGCCCAGTAGTACCTGTAATGCTCTCGGGAGGAGTGATCAAAAAATAGCGCAATCTTCTTCAACATCCTCATCAACAGTAGAAACCCTCCCTAATCTTGAGAAAGAACAGCCTTCTTCTGCTGTAGAGCCAATTCCATCTTCCCAAGATAATAAACAACCCTCGGATCGTCCTGAATATCAATCAGCTACTCCACTTCAACTTAATCAATCGCAAGCGCAAGCGACATCAACCCAATTAACCTCTCAAGCCCAACCAGAATCGGAACCGAAGCAAGAACTACAACCCATTCAACCACTGGTTAACTCTCCCTCAAATTCAGCCCCAGAGGTTCCTAAGGAAGCAGCAATTCCTCAGGCGAATCCTTCTGATCCAGAAAGTGTTGCTGAATCTTCCCAGCCATCTCAACCAACCGGTAATTTTGAATCAAGAGCGTCTAATTCTGCAAGTAATAACCCAGTCTCTAACCCCCAATCCGAATCTGGAGTTCCCCGTTGGCAAAAAGTGGGAGCAGCAACTAACGATTACGTTGATTTCAAGAATTACCCCCAAGCTAATGAAAACAGTTTACCTGCTCCCCGAATCGAAGTCAGCGATCGCGCAAAGAACTGCACCACGATTGTTGAAGGTGGAGAACTCATTAGCGGCAGTTGTAATGTTTCCCAAGATCAAACCGCTTCTCAACAAG harbors:
- a CDS encoding response regulator, translated to MEKILVVDDEAAVRRILQTRLSMVGYEVVIAADGEQALEVFASEQPDLVVLDVMMPNGDGYFTCKELRKESNVPIIMLTALGDVADRITGLQIGADDYLVKPFSPKELEARIHTVLRRLKKNTDAVIPASGVMQVGKLQIDTNKRRVYMGNELVRLTGREYNLLELLASHSGESISRTEILKKIWGYAPQRHGDLRVVDVHVSRLRGKIEADPKNPELIITERGTGYLFQRARVVNSAQAC